A window of Syntrophales bacterium genomic DNA:
TTCCCCCCGTTCACATCTACGGGCTCCTCTTCTCGATCCTGCTTCCCCTGGTGACGGGAGCCCGGGTCGTGGACGCCATGCCGTCTTTCCCCGGCGAGATCGCCGGGGCGCTCCGGGAGTCCGGGGCGACCGTCCTGGTGAGCGTCCCCGTTCACTACCGTGTCCTCCGGACGGCTCCCCTCGACGGCCATACCCTGCGCTGCGCCTTCTCGTCGGCGGGCATGCTCGAGGCATCCGACAGCCTGCAGTTCCACGATGAGTCGGGGGTCGGCATCACGGAGGTCTACGGATCCACGGAGACGGGGGGTATTGCCCTCCGGAACCGCTTCACCGACGGGCCCTGCTGGCATTCCTTCGGGGTTGTGGACTGGAAGATCGAGGGCGAGCTCCTGCATGTCCGTTCCCCTTTCCTGTCTCCGGAAATGGAGCGGGACGCCGACGGTTTCGCCGCCACCGGGGACCGGGTCGAGGCCGCCGGGGTGTCGTCCTTCGACCTGCTGGGACGGATGGACGGGATCGTCAAGGTGGGCGGAAAACGGGTCGATCTGCGGGAAGTCCTGGAAAAGCTCAAGGGCCTGGAGGGGGTCTCCGACGCCTACGTGACGGCCCTCCCCGTCGGAACGGGACGGCAGCAGGAAGTGGCGGCCCTCGTTGTAACGGAGCACGCAGACGACTCCCTGAAGGGCGCCCTGGAGGCGATCCTGGAGCCCCCCGCCAGGCCGAGGCTGCTGCGGACCGTTCGCCGGATCCCCGTCCTGGCCACGGGAAAGCCCGATCGCGCCCGCATCGAGGAAATCCTCCGCCACGGCGAGCCCGATGATCGTCCTTGAGAGCCTTTCGAAATCCTACGGTCCGCAAAAGGCGCTGGACAATCTGAGCCTTACCTTCCACGAAGGGGCCGTAACGGGTCTCCTCGGGCCGAACGGAGCCGGCAAGACGACACTGCTCTCCATCCTGCTGGGGATTCTCGCAAAGGACCGCGGACGGGTCGTCGTGGGCGGGTACGATCTCGACGAGAGGCTGGAGGACGTTCGCCGGATTTCCTGCCTCGTGCCCCAGAACCTGGCCTTCTATTCCGCTCTAACGGCCCGGGAGAACCTCTCCTTTTTCGGATCTCTCTGCGGCCTCTCCGGGAAGGCACTCGCGGAGCGCATGGAGGCCGCCGTCGCCGCCGCGAGCCTGGAGTCCTTTCTCGACAAGCCGGCGGAGACCTATTCCGGAGGAATGAAACGGCGGCTGAATCTGGCCATCGGGCTCCTGGCCCGGCCCCGGGTCCTGTACCTGGACGAGCCGACCGTCGGGGTGGATGCCCAGTCCCGGACCTGGATCCTCGAGACGATCCGGCGGATCAACCGGGAAGAGGGCGTGACGGTGGTCTACGCGTCCCATTACATGGATGAGGTCGAGCAGGTGGCCGACGATCTCGTGATCCTGGACGAGGGGCGGGTCGTCCTGGCGGGTGGCCGCGACAGGGTCCTGGCGGAGGCGGATGCCCTGGTCATGGAGGTGGCGGGGATGGATTCCGTCCTCCTGGAGCGCATCGAAAAGATCGACGGACTCACCGTGAAAGGATCGGCCGTGATCCTGGAAGCCGGCCCGGGGCTGGCCGCCTCCCTGAAACGGGTCCTGATGGCCCTGGAGGGGACGGAGGCCCGGATCGCCGGGATGAAGGGCGGCAGCCGCACCCTGGAAGACCTGTTCCTGAGGCTCACCTCGCGGGCGCTGAGGGACGAATGAACCGGATTGTCGCCATCCTTCGGAAGGAATTCCTCATTCTCGGCCGCGACCGCGTGTCGCTGCTGGTTCTGTTCTTTCTGCCCGCCGTCTTCATCCTCATCATGTCCCTGGCGATGGGGGAGCTCTTTTCCGCCCATTCCCGGGTGCGGATCCCCGTGCTGGTCGTCAACGGGGACGAGGGGACGCGGGGCAGCGCC
This region includes:
- a CDS encoding AMP-binding protein, with amino-acid sequence MESRLRQRSGEEDLFLPQGEPGSLFALARGIRNSLPPGAGPGDVLCLATESRRLTAAAIVASLTGGPRLILPHALSAAVIREIHGCRPLLAVLADEVLDVPAGVPLLRDVKDAPAETAVLARDADEPFLHLFTGGSTGSPRLWSKTPSNLFGEAFYLAEQFGIEGTDRILATVPPVHIYGLLFSILLPLVTGARVVDAMPSFPGEIAGALRESGATVLVSVPVHYRVLRTAPLDGHTLRCAFSSAGMLEASDSLQFHDESGVGITEVYGSTETGGIALRNRFTDGPCWHSFGVVDWKIEGELLHVRSPFLSPEMERDADGFAATGDRVEAAGVSSFDLLGRMDGIVKVGGKRVDLREVLEKLKGLEGVSDAYVTALPVGTGRQQEVAALVVTEHADDSLKGALEAILEPPARPRLLRTVRRIPVLATGKPDRARIEEILRHGEPDDRP
- a CDS encoding ABC transporter ATP-binding protein → MIVLESLSKSYGPQKALDNLSLTFHEGAVTGLLGPNGAGKTTLLSILLGILAKDRGRVVVGGYDLDERLEDVRRISCLVPQNLAFYSALTARENLSFFGSLCGLSGKALAERMEAAVAAASLESFLDKPAETYSGGMKRRLNLAIGLLARPRVLYLDEPTVGVDAQSRTWILETIRRINREEGVTVVYASHYMDEVEQVADDLVILDEGRVVLAGGRDRVLAEADALVMEVAGMDSVLLERIEKIDGLTVKGSAVILEAGPGLAASLKRVLMALEGTEARIAGMKGGSRTLEDLFLRLTSRALRDE